One part of the Candidatus Korarchaeum sp. genome encodes these proteins:
- a CDS encoding helix-turn-helix domain-containing protein, with the protein MTEELLSILASRTRRMIANILARREATAEDLAFETGKSIQTIYYHLKVLENAGLISSKEERRGYLIQRRYSWRGENTIFLSPKSRDKLEKIIGDALEFIQGLGIEIRDEEFLKKRIARILSLADGFMGKEKEIASKYRGQLKKIDQLTGNLVINILAIYSLSDKEFERYLNLLKEFRRIVREGINSK; encoded by the coding sequence ATGACCGAGGAACTTCTTTCTATATTAGCAAGCAGGACAAGAAGAATGATCGCAAATATATTAGCTAGGAGGGAGGCTACTGCAGAGGATCTAGCATTTGAGACAGGAAAATCTATACAAACAATATATTATCATCTCAAGGTGCTGGAGAATGCTGGACTTATATCTTCTAAAGAGGAGAGGCGTGGATATCTCATCCAGAGGAGATATTCGTGGAGAGGGGAAAATACGATCTTTCTCTCACCAAAGTCTCGTGATAAACTTGAAAAGATAATAGGAGATGCGCTAGAATTTATTCAAGGACTAGGCATAGAGATTCGAGATGAGGAATTTCTAAAGAAGAGAATCGCACGCATATTATCCTTAGCTGATGGATTCATGGGAAAGGAAAAAGAAATAGCTTCTAAATATAGGGGGCAACTTAAAAAAATTGATCAACTTACAGGAAATTTGGTTATCAATATACTTGCCATTTATTCGTTATCGGACAAAGAATTCGAAAGATACCTCAACCTTCTAAAGGAGTTCAGAAGGATAGTTAGGGAAGGCATAAACAGCAAATGA
- a CDS encoding MFS transporter: MNRALNVTLLMSSSFLASIIGGMLFFLIPLIFSSEEGIMWLYGISFSALMLASLISSFIGGLLADSIGILIMVKLPALLSFFVLLGIYLMLPLGIFWIAALLPLFGFVGGLSSPAMQTLISELMPRERMGRIFSLFNVVIALGELLGPLLVAMTSKGHEFRPSILLMVIMCLLAFLLRLRVEYVEGEKARRFSHTLRVTASSLKNSNITNLLIFIALVGSAEALFSTYLVPYLYSVLRFELYTVTALYIMVKVIHITTQLPVGILIDKVGYLRILYLSSFISSLVAMALPLARSWLIPLILCVGAFSMMMNDPAVKVAIGTNSPKEVRSTIFGIANNLVVLSQSPIVIVGGFLWSIWPGSIYIISSLLFLFSLFILSIHKTARVEL; encoded by the coding sequence ATGAACAGAGCATTGAATGTAACCCTTCTGATGTCTAGCAGCTTTCTCGCATCTATAATAGGAGGGATGCTCTTCTTCTTAATTCCTTTAATTTTTTCATCAGAAGAGGGGATTATGTGGCTCTATGGAATTTCTTTCTCCGCTCTGATGCTCGCCTCCTTAATCTCCTCATTCATCGGAGGACTGCTCGCTGATTCCATTGGGATATTGATTATGGTAAAACTGCCGGCTCTTCTCTCCTTCTTTGTCCTTCTGGGAATTTATCTCATGCTTCCGCTGGGAATTTTTTGGATAGCTGCCCTTCTTCCGCTCTTTGGATTCGTAGGAGGACTTTCAAGTCCGGCAATGCAGACCCTCATCTCCGAACTCATGCCAAGAGAGAGAATGGGGAGAATTTTCTCTTTGTTCAATGTGGTAATTGCATTGGGGGAGTTATTGGGTCCTCTCTTAGTCGCAATGACATCTAAAGGGCATGAATTCAGACCCTCAATACTCCTCATGGTGATAATGTGCCTCTTAGCTTTCCTCCTCAGGCTGAGAGTTGAATATGTGGAAGGGGAGAAAGCAAGAAGATTTTCCCATACACTTAGGGTAACAGCATCATCCCTTAAGAATTCAAATATAACTAATCTTCTCATCTTTATAGCCCTCGTGGGATCTGCTGAGGCCCTCTTCTCCACCTATCTAGTACCATATCTGTACTCTGTCCTGAGGTTCGAGCTGTATACGGTGACTGCGCTTTATATTATGGTAAAAGTAATACATATTACGACGCAACTTCCTGTAGGAATTTTGATCGATAAAGTTGGCTATCTGAGGATCCTTTATCTATCCTCCTTCATATCCTCCCTTGTCGCGATGGCCCTTCCTCTAGCGCGAAGCTGGCTCATTCCCTTGATCCTATGTGTTGGTGCTTTCTCAATGATGATGAACGACCCTGCCGTGAAAGTGGCCATTGGGACGAATTCCCCTAAGGAGGTGAGATCCACTATTTTTGGAATTGCAAACAACCTTGTGGTCCTATCGCAGAGCCCGATAGTTATAGTTGGTGGGTTCCTCTGGAGCATATGGCCGGGAAGCATTTACATAATCTCCTCGCTACTCTTTCTCTTTTCCCTGTTTATCTTGAGCATTCATAAGACAGCAAGAGTAGAGCTGTAA
- a CDS encoding helix-turn-helix domain-containing protein yields the protein MNEECMFILSLLSERPRSLSEISSEASISRASAYRYLSELEGRGLGS from the coding sequence ATGAATGAGGAGTGTATGTTCATCCTCTCGCTCCTCTCAGAGAGGCCCAGATCCCTCTCCGAGATATCATCTGAGGCATCTATATCGAGAGCGAGCGCTTACAGGTATTTGAGTGAACTAGAGGGGAGAGGATTGGGTTCTTAA